Part of the Candidatus Thermoplasmatota archaeon genome is shown below.
ACAAAATGACATTTTAACAACATAAGGAGAAAAATATAGCATCGACAGATTAGACAAAAATTTTTTTGCAATAAAACTTTCAAATACTCCTGTAAAAATAATGGTATTAATTGTATAATAAAACTTATATATTAAATAATGCTAAAAGAAACCATAGGATAAAAAGTGATAAAAAAAAATGAACAAATTGGGAAGTGCCGGAACAGTATCCACAATAATACTAGTTGGCTTTATACTCTCAGCCATAGCGGTAGCATCAATAATAACAGGTGAAACACAAGAAACAACAACAGAAAAAAACACAGAAGAAATAGTCAACCAGGTCCTAGATGAGATCACAACATACATACAAATAAAAGACCAGGTTGGAAAATTCTACACAACATATGGAGAACAAAGAATAGAAAAAATAGCCTTATTGATAAAACCTCTTATAATCCAAGATATAGATATAACTGGGTTAACAATTAAACTAACCAACGGATATGATGTAAAAATACTAAACTATAGCGGAAAAGCAGAGTTTATAGGTGAAAGTTCTCTTTTTGAACACAAGGCATGGGATGAGATAACATATGATAGCTACGGTTTTATTGTAACAATAGACAGAGATAGATCACTAGTTGAACACAATATCATTAATGGTGACATGACGTATGTTATAATAAAACTGGATGAGAGTTTCTCAGTACCACAAAGAGAGTCAACAACTGTTACACTATTCCCCTATTCTGGTATAGCTAGAACAACAACCCTAAGGGCGCCTCTGGCAATAAAAACAGTTGTCACCTTTGAATAAAAAAACAATAACTTTTTTACTTATTCTCTTCTTCACAGATTATTTTCTTTGTCTTTAGATGATCATCAGATAATCCAAGGGATTTATCAATCTCCTCAAGTATTTTAACCCTATCTTTCCATGCATCCGCTGGTGGTTCCCCTGTTTTATTCTTTTCAAGTAACTCGAGTTCCATATGTTTTTTCTTTATCTCCTCTTCAGCAGATTTTAACACAGATGTGGTTTCCTCAAGCCTTGATTTTAAACTGTTAAACTCCTTCATTTTTGATTCTATAGAAATATTTAGTGACTCTAGCTCCCTTTGTTTCTCCCTTAAAATTGCATCTACGTGTTCTCTATCTAAAAGTTTCTTTTTATCCCTATCTAACTCAAGTAATTTAAGTTGGTTAAACGTCTCCTGGAATCTTTTGTCAAGTTTCTCGAGTTCCTCTTGTTTCCGCTCTAGCTCAGCCTGTAAACCTGCAATTTCAGTTACATCATCTATTATCATTACTGCTCCATGGAAATCACCGTTTTTATCAAGGAGCGGCATATGTGAAATATTTGTTAGATGGACATCACCTTGTTTATTTCTCACAGATATAGACTTGACAATGATAGGTTTCTTTTCCCTCTGACATTGTCTTAAACCATCCTGTAACCGCTCCTTGCCCATAAAATCAATATCAAAAACATTACTACCAATAACATCGGATTTTAAATCAAACATCTCCCCAGCCATTTTGTTAAAATCAGTTATTACACCATCTTTATCTACAGTTATCATAGATGAAGGCACAGTATCTTTTATATGTCTGAGATGTGAACTCATCTTTTCTCTTTCTAAATTAAGTCTATTAATCTCCTTTGTTTTGTCTTCCATCTCTCTCCATAGTTGTTCTAGTTTTTCATCCCTGGACTGTAGAACATTTTTAATCCTATCTAACTCGGTTTGTAACTGGTTTATCATCTCGTTTTTTCTATCTATAATTAACTTGTTTTCTTCTAACTGCTTTTTAACATTTTCAAACTCAATACCCATACGTTCCAATTCATCATTCTTTTTCTTTGTTTCTTCTATTTTTTTCTCAAACTCCATTTTAAACCAGTTCAAAGCTGATTTACTAGCTTTCAATTCCCCTGTCAGATTCTCTATTTCTTTTTGTCGTGCATCTAACTCGATGTTCTTTGATTCCAGTTCCTTCTGAACCTTGTCTAGATTAATCTGTAAAGGTGTTATTTCACTGATTTTTTTCTCAAGTTGCATTCTAATGTTTTGTAGTTCTCTGCCACTAATCTCTAATTCATCTCTCCTGATTTTTAGCTCTCTCTGGAGTTTCATGTTTTCATTGTTTTTCTCATCAAATTGTTGTTTTATTAACCTAAGTTTATCCTGTTTATCTTTAAGTTCAGTTCTTAGATGTTTCAGCTCCTCATCTTTTCTAGCAGTTTCCAGTTCTCTTGTTCTTAGCATAGCCTGTGTCTGCTCCATCTCTCGTTTTATATCATTCAGTTCCTTTGTTTTTGTTTGTAAATTCATATTGCTGCTTTCTAACTTGTTTCTCATTTTATCTAGGTTATCTGTTTTCTCCTCTATCTCCAATCTGCATTGTTTTAACTTCTCGTTTCTAGCTTCTAACTCCATCTGCAGTCTTGTTAACGTGAACTTCATCTCTTCTTCTCTCTTATTTAACTCTTCGTTCCATTTCTCTAGATTTCTATGTTTATCCTCTAGATCCTCCCTTATCCTAGATATTTGTTCTTCTCTTTTTATCATCTCGTCTTCTTTACTTTTTATAATTTTATGTAGCTGTTCTGATTCTGTTTTACTTGCCCTGAGTTCTCTTTTTGTTTCCTCCAGCATTTTATTTACTAGGTTTATTTCTCTGTTTTTTGCCTCCAATTCATTAATCTTTTTTTCAAAATCAGTTTTTAAACAATCGATATCATTATTTTTAACCTTTATTTCTTCGTTTAATTTCTGTAAATCTATCTCTATTTTTTTTATCTCCTTGTTTTTTCTTTCTAGTTCTTCTCTTGTTTTGATTGATTGTTCCTTTTCGGATTTTAGCTCGTTTTCTTTCCTGATAAGCTCTTGTTTTAAATTGTTTATTTCACTGATTTTTTTCTCAAGTTCAAGTTTACTTTTTCTTAGCTCTTCGTTTGTAGCTTCCATCTCCTTATCTATCAAGCTAAGTTTTTTATGCGCCTCTTTGAATCTTTCATCCAGTTCCTTAAAATCTTGTTTTTTCCTCTCCAGTTCATTTTGTAATCCAACTAGTTCGGTTGCATCCTCTATAATCATAACTGATCCCTGAATTTCTCCTTTGTCATCAATCAGAGGAATCTGCGAGACATCTTTCAATAAACCTTCATTGTTTTGATCCTTGATATGTATTGATTTTACAGTAACAGGTCTTTTATCTTTCTGGCACAAAATTTTTGCATCCATGAGCCTTTCATCTTTCATAAGATCTAACTCAAAAACATTGGTCCCAGCCATTTTAGCTCCATCTAAACCCAGCGTTTCCTCCGCTTTCTTATTCCAACCTGTTATGAAACTGTCTTTGTCTATGGTTATTAAAGGCAAGGGTATTGAATCCCTTATGTTTTGTAGAGAAAAAGCAAGCTGTTCTTTTTCCTTTTTTAAACTGTTTATCTCCTCTTCTTTACTTTTTATCTCTAGATTTTTGTTTTCTAAATCTGTCTGGAAACGATCGAGCTCTATTTCAAAACCTGTTATTAATTTATCCCTTGTTTCTATCTCTTGTTCTCTCTCTTTTAACTCTATTTGTAGCTGATCAACAACATCTGCTTTTGTAACAAACTCTGTTTGTTTTTCTTCTAGTTGTTTTTTCATTTCTTCGATTATCTTGTTTCTGCTATCAATTTCTTGGTTAATTGATATGATTTCTTCTTCTCTGTTTTTGAGTTCAAACTGGAGTCTATTGATTTCTTCTAAAATAGGTTTTTTAGTTTGTTTTTCGTTTTCTAGTTCTAGTTTTACTCTGCTGATTTCATTGTTTTTTTCTTCGATTTCTTGTCTGTTACGTATTAGTTCTTCGTTCTTTTTTTCTAATTCATGCTGGATCTTTTGTAGTTCTGTTTGCATGAATTGGGTGTGTTCTTCAATTTTGCTTATTTCTTCATTTCTTAATTTGAGGTGATTCATAGTTTTTTTGAGCACTTCCTTTGTGTTCTCTAAATCTCTGTTTTTTTCTTCTAAAGTTAAATTCGTTAATCTTAATTCTTCGTTTTTCTTTTCTAATTCATTCTGTATCTTTAGCATCTCCTCAGTTTGTTGTATTTGGATAGGTTTTTTATCCATCATTTGTTTTGCTAGCTCTTCTATTATTTTATTTCTTGTTTTAAGCTCATTATCTAATGAGTCGATATCTAACTGTTTGTTTTCCATCTCTGCCTTCATCATTTCCAACTCTTGAATTTTCTCCTGTAGATTTGATTGAGTGGATGTCAGCTCTGTTTTTAGTTGTTTATTCTCACGAGTTTTTTCTTCTATTTTCAACTGGTTTGTTTCAATCTCGTTTCTGAGTCTATCTATCTCCCTGTTTTGTGCCTCCAATCGGTGTTTCATTTTCTCAATTTCATCTTGTAACTGGTTCATCTCATAGTTTTTATCCTCTAATTCCGACTGGTTTATCTTCCATTCCCTAGTTATTCTATTTATCTCCCTTTTGAATAGATCCAACTCACTAGTTTTTTCATCTATCTCTGATTTTAATCTTCTTATCTCTTCATCTCTTTCCCGGATTTTTATAAAAGCGTTCTCACGTATTTTTTCAAAATCATCTAAAAATCTGATGTTTTCTGTTGTGTGTAACCCCTGTATTTTTTTTGGTGGTTCTCTCTCTTTCATCTCCTGTTTGTGCTCTGTTTTTATGATTTTTCTTACTATGCCTATTTCCCCAGCAACTCTTCCGTTTTCTATATAGTTTTTTGTATCTATAGCTAGAGTAACTATGTCTCCTCTTCCAGTTATAACATCTAGATCATATGTTGGTGTTTCTTTACCAATTAGTTTTGATACATGCCTGTACATAGCCTTTTTACGCGCTCTCTCTGTTAGAAAACTCGCCTCGCTGATATTTACTCCTAGTATTTCTCCTCGTGATAGCCCTAGCTCTTCGCAGAAAGCATCATTTACGTCTATTAGTTCGCCTTTTCTGTTTATCACAAAAACAGGGTTGTTGTTGTCAACATAAAAACTGTCTCTTCTATTTGTTGGATCTTCTCCTCTGCCCCCTCTTGTCCTATGAGGTTCATTTAACATATATTTTACCCTCACCCAGAATACCTAATATGGTGAAATTTTTTTTTATTTGTTAAGACACATATGGATATGTGAATATTAATCTTTTTTTGATTTCTGTAAATTTAAATGGAGGGATTTAGCGAACTGAAAGAGATTTTTTTTATATCTCGTTTTTATGCATAAGTTTCTCTACAGCAGATTTTAACTCAAGATACTCGCTTTCTAGCTGCTCGAACTGCTCCTTAAGTGTGTAATACTTGTTTTTATATATTTCATTTTCATCTTTGCTGAACAAAGGTTTTTTTGTTTCTTTAACATCGCCTAGATTTTTGTCAAGTATATGTTCCTCTGTTTCTAGCTCAGAGATTATCTGGTTTTTACCAAGCACTCCAAAAGAGGTTTTGTCTAGCCTTTCTAATAGTTCCTTGCATTTATTTATGTTAACATCAATTATGTTGACTTTACGTCTATGTTCCATAACATTTTCTGAAAATTCTTTTCTATCAATGTCTTTTATAAGTCTTTTTTCAGTTAAATCTATCAGCTCGTCTCTGAGGGCTAAACGCTGTTTTTCTAACACCTTTAAACGGTTCAACAGCATCTCTTTTAGGTATATTGCTTCCTCTATGTATTTTGCCATCTCATCATCGTATTTAACAAATATCTCATATAGTTCTTTGTTTGATACGGAATCATCTGTGAGCAGGGCTGTTAACTCAGGTGATATCCTATCTTTGAATTCCAGTTTTTCTATGTTTTTTAATGATTTTGTGTACCAACTCGGTAAAAATATCAGGCCATTTTTATCTTCATCAAATTGATCTATCTGGAAACTAAGAACTGCATCTGATTTTATATCTTTTATTTTGTAGCCTACAAGGTTTTTCTCGCCATCATAAATAATGTCAAAAACTGTTCCTAGTTTCTCGCCTGTATCCTCAAGGAAAACAGGTTTTCCTATCATATCTTTTTTAATTAAAGTCTTTTTTTTGTCATCCAATTGTTTTTCTTCAGCTGGAACATTTTTTTCAACAGGTATTAAATCTAGTAGCGGGTCTTTTTCTAACTCAGGTTGTTTTATGTTTTCTACAACAACTTTTTTTCCCGGTTCTTTTATTTCTTCTCTTCTCCTAAAACCAATCCTTGTTCTTTTTTTTATTATTTTTTTTCCTTCTAATGATTCCAGTGTTTCGTCTATCTCTTTCTCAGGATTTGCAGAAGATTCTTCTGTCTTTGTTTTATTTTTATTAAAAATATGCATCCTCTGCCTCTCCAGCGTTTAACCTTTACAGGTCACAGCTTCCCTCCAGTATGAGTAATGGGTCTTTCTGTTCTTTAAGATTTCGGAGTAATCTAACTATAACCCATGTTATGAATGACAGTGGTACCAATAGAAACACCAATAAGACTAGGTATACGCCGACTGCTCCAAATCCTAGGGCAAATAATTCTATTACTTGTTTATGGTTCGCTAATATCATCAGGTTTGCTCTTATCATCGTATATATTATAGAGGCTGTTGCCACTATAACAGTCGTGAGTAGTATCTTGCTTCTTAGCTTACAGCTTATGAGATACGCTGTTAACCCAGCTATTAGTGTTGCTAGTATCATTACTAGTATCTGGTCGGTTATAAGAAACAATATCGGTATGATTATTAGAGATGCTAAAACTGGTTTCACAAATGCTTTTCTCAGTGTTTCATCTACACTACTCTGCGTGATATCTGCGTTTATAATCCACCCGATATTTTTTGATAATGAATGTTTTATCTTGCTCTTTATTTTTGTTATTCGTTGGGTTGTTTTCTTACCTAAAAATATTTTTGAGGTGTGACACCAAGATCTGTCTATTTTTAGTGTTGTGTATGTTTCATTTGTAAATGTTATGATGAGCATTATTGATATCGTTATTAATGTTAAAACAGTTGCTACTAAAAAATCTAATATGTATACTGTTAGTTCTGTGTTCCAGCTGCAGACGTTTTTTATGAAATCATCTGGGAATATGATCCAAAAAGGAGAAGAATAAATCATGATCGCCCCAGTGTATGTTCCGTTTGCTGTTGAATTTGATGCTGTAGCTCTTATGCCTACTGTTTTTGATTGCCCTCTCTCAATCTCAAAAACCTCTGCTATGATGTGTTCTTTTATTTCTCCTTTTCCAAATGCTATACCTTTCACAGGTGTTATACTAGGGTTTATTAGTGGTAGTTGTTTTTCGAATGATGTTGTTCCTTGTATTATTCTCCCGAAGTTGATTGCGCTCTGAGGGCTATCTGCGTTTACCCCTAATGATGCCGTTGCTGTATCATATGCAAAACAGTGTATTATAAACAGGAAGAGTATGTATGCTGTTAGAAATAGTACTATTGTTTTTTTAACACTGATTGGTTTATGACCAAATATATAATGATGGAGTTTTTCTTTAGCTGTTTTTGCTTTTTCTGGTACAAGAAATAATAGTACTACTAGTATGACTGCTGATATTGTTAATGGTGCAAACACACCAGCATATGTTAGATATCCTTTTGCTGCAACTGGTTTTGATAGTTGCTCTAACACACTGTTTATCAGTATCGCTATGTAGCCTACGAATGGTATCTTGAGTGGTTGCTGGCCTATGGATATTGTTTTCCCTACCAGATGGTC
Proteins encoded:
- a CDS encoding PRC-barrel domain-containing protein, with translation MHIFNKNKTKTEESSANPEKEIDETLESLEGKKIIKKRTRIGFRRREEIKEPGKKVVVENIKQPELEKDPLLDLIPVEKNVPAEEKQLDDKKKTLIKKDMIGKPVFLEDTGEKLGTVFDIIYDGEKNLVGYKIKDIKSDAVLSFQIDQFDEDKNGLIFLPSWYTKSLKNIEKLEFKDRISPELTALLTDDSVSNKELYEIFVKYDDEMAKYIEEAIYLKEMLLNRLKVLEKQRLALRDELIDLTEKRLIKDIDRKEFSENVMEHRRKVNIIDVNINKCKELLERLDKTSFGVLGKNQIISELETEEHILDKNLGDVKETKKPLFSKDENEIYKNKYYTLKEQFEQLESEYLELKSAVEKLMHKNEI
- a CDS encoding PAS domain S-box protein: MLNEPHRTRGGRGEDPTNRRDSFYVDNNNPVFVINRKGELIDVNDAFCEELGLSRGEILGVNISEASFLTERARKKAMYRHVSKLIGKETPTYDLDVITGRGDIVTLAIDTKNYIENGRVAGEIGIVRKIIKTEHKQEMKEREPPKKIQGLHTTENIRFLDDFEKIRENAFIKIRERDEEIRRLKSEIDEKTSELDLFKREINRITREWKINQSELEDKNYEMNQLQDEIEKMKHRLEAQNREIDRLRNEIETNQLKIEEKTRENKQLKTELTSTQSNLQEKIQELEMMKAEMENKQLDIDSLDNELKTRNKIIEELAKQMMDKKPIQIQQTEEMLKIQNELEKKNEELRLTNLTLEEKNRDLENTKEVLKKTMNHLKLRNEEISKIEEHTQFMQTELQKIQHELEKKNEELIRNRQEIEEKNNEISRVKLELENEKQTKKPILEEINRLQFELKNREEEIISINQEIDSRNKIIEEMKKQLEEKQTEFVTKADVVDQLQIELKEREQEIETRDKLITGFEIELDRFQTDLENKNLEIKSKEEEINSLKKEKEQLAFSLQNIRDSIPLPLITIDKDSFITGWNKKAEETLGLDGAKMAGTNVFELDLMKDERLMDAKILCQKDKRPVTVKSIHIKDQNNEGLLKDVSQIPLIDDKGEIQGSVMIIEDATELVGLQNELERKKQDFKELDERFKEAHKKLSLIDKEMEATNEELRKSKLELEKKISEINNLKQELIRKENELKSEKEQSIKTREELERKNKEIKKIEIDLQKLNEEIKVKNNDIDCLKTDFEKKINELEAKNREINLVNKMLEETKRELRASKTESEQLHKIIKSKEDEMIKREEQISRIREDLEDKHRNLEKWNEELNKREEEMKFTLTRLQMELEARNEKLKQCRLEIEEKTDNLDKMRNKLESSNMNLQTKTKELNDIKREMEQTQAMLRTRELETARKDEELKHLRTELKDKQDKLRLIKQQFDEKNNENMKLQRELKIRRDELEISGRELQNIRMQLEKKISEITPLQINLDKVQKELESKNIELDARQKEIENLTGELKASKSALNWFKMEFEKKIEETKKKNDELERMGIEFENVKKQLEENKLIIDRKNEMINQLQTELDRIKNVLQSRDEKLEQLWREMEDKTKEINRLNLEREKMSSHLRHIKDTVPSSMITVDKDGVITDFNKMAGEMFDLKSDVIGSNVFDIDFMGKERLQDGLRQCQREKKPIIVKSISVRNKQGDVHLTNISHMPLLDKNGDFHGAVMIIDDVTEIAGLQAELERKQEELEKLDKRFQETFNQLKLLELDRDKKKLLDREHVDAILREKQRELESLNISIESKMKEFNSLKSRLEETTSVLKSAEEEIKKKHMELELLEKNKTGEPPADAWKDRVKILEEIDKSLGLSDDHLKTKKIICEEENK
- a CDS encoding signal peptidase I, giving the protein MRSFIGNIIFLAALLLILSRFMSIWTGTAFPIDLVTSTSMQPTLMEGDIVAWTPTTIKDIKVGDVIVFKSYINWPGEKLVVHRVTAIKTDPVTGKPMLETKGDANQWTDQAGPHIPEPYIREDHLVGKTISIGQQPLKIPFVGYIAILINSVLEQLSKPVAAKGYLTYAGVFAPLTISAVILVVLLFLVPEKAKTAKEKLHHYIFGHKPISVKKTIVLFLTAYILFLFIIHCFAYDTATASLGVNADSPQSAINFGRIIQGTTSFEKQLPLINPSITPVKGIAFGKGEIKEHIIAEVFEIERGQSKTVGIRATASNSTANGTYTGAIMIYSSPFWIIFPDDFIKNVCSWNTELTVYILDFLVATVLTLITISIMLIITFTNETYTTLKIDRSWCHTSKIFLGKKTTQRITKIKSKIKHSLSKNIGWIINADITQSSVDETLRKAFVKPVLASLIIIPILFLITDQILVMILATLIAGLTAYLISCKLRSKILLTTVIVATASIIYTMIRANLMILANHKQVIELFALGFGAVGVYLVLLVFLLVPLSFITWVIVRLLRNLKEQKDPLLILEGSCDL